The genomic DNA acgattatcaaggtctaggacagttcaaaacagccatccagtaccatcaacgtcatctagaaattgctaaagaagtgggagacaaggccagagagggaagaagttatggcaacctcggcaacgcttatgacggtctaggacagttcaaaacagccatccagtaccatcaacgtcatctagaaattgctaaagaagtgggagacaaggccggagagggaagaagttatggcaacctcggctACGCTTATGgcggtctaggacagttcaaaacagccatccagtaccatcaacgtgatctagaaattgctaaagaagtgggagacaaggccggagagggaagaagttatggcaacctcggctACGCTTATGgcggtctaggacagttcaaaaaagccatccagtaccatcaacgtgatctagaaattgctaaagaagtgggagacaaggccagagagggaatcagttatggcaacctcggcaacgattatcaaggtctaggacagttcaaaacagccatccagtaccatcaacgtcatctagaaattgctaaagaagtgggagacaaggccggagagggaagaagttatggcaacctcggcaacgatTATCAAAttctaggacagttcaaaacagccatccagtaccatcaacgtcatctagaaattgctaaaggagtgggagacaaggccggagaggtAAGCAGTTATGGAAACCTCGGCAACgattatcaaggtctaggacagttcaaaacagccatccagtaccatcaacgtcatctagaaattactaaagaagtgggagacaaggctggagaggaaagaagttatggcaatctcggcaacgattatcaaggtctaggacagttcaaaacagctatccagtaccatcaacgtcgtctagaaattgctaaagaagtgggagacaaggccggagagggaatcagttatggcaacctcggcaacgattatcaaggtctaggacagttcaaaacagccatccagtaccatcaacgtcatctagaaattgctgaagaagtgggagacaaggccggagagggaagaagttatggcaacctcggcaacgcttatgacggtctaggacagttcaaaacagccatccagtaccatcaacgtcatctagaaattgctaaagaagtgggagacaaggccagagagggaggaagttatggcaacctcggcatCGGTTATGtcggtctaggacagttcaaaacagccatccagtaccatcaacgtcatctagaaattgctaaagaagtgggagacaaggccggagagggaagaagttatggcaacctcggcaacgcttatgtcggtctaggacagttcaaaaaagccatccagtactatcaacgtcatctagaaattgctaaagaagtgggagacaaggcagGAGAGGGAAGtggttatggcaacctcggcatcgcttatcatggtctaggacagtttaaaacagccatccagtgccatcaacgtcatctagaaattgctaaagaagtgggagacaaggccggagagggaagaagttatggcaacctcggcaacgattatcaaggtctaggacagttcaaaacagccatccagtaccatcaacgtcgtctagaaattgctaaagaagtgggagacaaggccggagagggaagaagttatggcaacctcggcaacgcttatgacggtctaggacagttcaaaacagccatccagtaccatcaacgtcatctagaaattgctaaagaagtgggagacaaggctggagagggaaaaagttatggcagcctcggcaacgcttatgaacGTTTACGACAGTTCGAAACAGCAACTGAGTACcaccaacgtcatctagaaattgctaaagaagtgggagacaaggctgaagagggaaaaagttattgcctTCTCGGTAGGATTCATCAAGGTcaaagagagttgaaaacagcTATTGAGTGTTTTCAACGTCACctagaaatatccaaagaagtgggagataagactGGAGAGGCGTGCTCACTCTGTTCCCTTGGAATCAGTtttgagtgccaaggaaatcttatgATGGCCTTTGACTGTTATTACTCGAGTGTagaattgtatgatgatatcagggccagtcttcaactcaacgatcagtggaagatttgttatcgtaatcagcaccaaggagcatacaaaggtttgtggcgtataaatctcaATCGAAGTCAAGTTGTGAAGGCTCTTCTTGCCTCAGAGAAAGGACGTGCccaagctctgagagatctcatggtcacaaaatatcagcctggagatTCTTTAACGCCCAGCGCATCCCGCACTTCTCTGAGGTGGGTTCCAttgagcacagttttcatagctattaATGGACCATACGTTAACTTCTGGGTTTGCCTTAGTGAAAATAATATCCAGATGAGAAGAGTACACGTAAACAAATACAAGTATGGGGAtgaattggaatttttcatcCAGCTGCTGAACAAAACTGTTCTTAAGGAGATCAGTAAAAGAGATACTGTTACCATCGAAAATCCTCCGCTTGACTCGCCTCGGACAGACGAGGAAGTGGCCAATGACGTgatccgagttgatgtgaggcactcccaatcaagtgctttaaagaagctgcatgacatcatcgttactcctattgctgacctCATCGAAGGCAACGACGAGATCACAATCGTTCCTGATgggccattttgccttgtaccttatGCAGCGTTGCAGGACTCCAACTCGTCTTATctaagtgattctttcagaattcgtgtgcttccctctctgacgaccttgcaactaattcatgattgtccagctgactttcatatgaagactggtgcattgcttgtcggcgacccatgtttcaaagACATCATCTATGAGGGAAGACGTTTGATGCAACTTccagaaggaagaaaagaagtggagatgatcggacgtatcctcaATGTCTCCCCTCTCATTGGAGAAATGGCCACAAAAGATGcagtgttaaaacgaatatcatcagtggccttagttcacatagcagcgcacggtaaaatggaaactggagaagttattCTGGCACCAAACACCGCAAGAGATAACCCTCAGCCGTTagagaaagactatctactgacgatgaaagatgtcatagaagctgggttgcgagcacgtctggtggtacttagctgctgtcacactgctcgtggggaggtcatggccgagggtgtggtcggcatggcgcgtgcacttttgggtgccggtgccagatctgttgtggtaaccttgtgggcgattggcgacgagggaaccctggagtttATGAGTTTCTTTTACGATGCACTTtccaaaggcaagaaggcaagtgaagctctcaatcaggccatgaagtgtacgagggaaattgaaaagttcaaagaggtgatttactgggcaccatttgtactcattggtgacgacgtcaaccTGGATTTCAGTGAGATTTAGAGGCTGCAGTAAGTAATAATTCTGTTGATAAATTCTATTCAATACAAAGTTTCATTAAATCATAACCTTTGCTCATATGTAAGCAGTGATACGtgcgtgttattttcctttcagttgggttacgaatttatttttctcttcgcACACTGAGATGCAGGACAATCAAGTGGACACGTTTACGATAATGacattcttttttggaaacaCGATAGGAGTAAAatagcaaatttcttttaaaataatcctgttgtgcaatgtatcgtttcatgtgctaagaaatatttcatggcaactcaactatcctccctaaacttagattcttttatttttcagttaaggcagtgagcattggaatcccGGGGAGTTTTCGGATACCTACAAATGCTGATatttggaccagaaaccagtaagctaccGATGAAAGCTTtgtcaagagtcttcttttGAAAGCAGGAAGGAGCAAAAGACGGCCAAAGTCACGTTTAACAAGAGAACAGTTTTCCATTGATTCAGAAAGTTGCCTGtttgcttgtctgaactgcttTTACGAGCTTAATCTTTGATATCCTTCTCAAactactgtttgtttgtttgtttgttttttttttcatatggtGTCTTAAAATTATCATGACTAGCTATGTGAGAAGCTATTCTTGATCTAAGTATTTTCTACTGAGAGGATTTGGGCGTTACATTTACGTCGAAGTTGAAacgtcttgaaaacgttttccagagttttttttaacagagttTAGTCTCATGAGTGATATAAAGCTATTACATGCGTGTGTAGAGAATTTCCATAGGAACTGGAGAATAATAAGTTGTCCGATTGCTCGATTATCATAGTCTATGTCAGATAAAAAATGGTGATGAACTTTTCGAAGATTTATACTCAGTCATTGGTACTTAAATTTAGTTTCTTCCGATCAGAATTCGGtttatctggacttaaaatgacagattttggccGTAATGGCAGGGATTTAGTCTTGATATTAGTTAATTTTCcgagatttctcctttaattttcaatgcgataaattgtgttattttttacaagcagaacgatgcattttaagtaaattgtttaaactaatcgcccaaaggcaaaacgagaagtttaattttataattttagttatgGCTTACAAAGAATTGATGGAAGCTCAGAGCGAGCTGGAAAATTGgagccaaatgattttatttagtttctccgATTAGATTGTTTACTTATTATCTAAGTAGaataaactaacatttgaatgtcaaacaatgaaacaagtcgcttggtattttgttagaatggaaaaggaaatcaataacaaagggaagaaaattcatgcatcaacctgcataagtcatttcttgtttcatttataaaaaaaccaaagaataCATAAGTTCACTCATGCGTAATTAATATGGTGCTCACAGGCAATAAAAGTGAGCActtattactgggatacctgtggtagcccagtcataaaatgcctttgtttttttgtcgtctttttttttttactgggatacctgtggtagcccagtcttaaaatgcctttgtttttttatcgtcttttttttttttttttcctccgccacaaaatggaaaaattgcgcaatagtacccagaggtcattgggccctcaacaccatgacaactaactgtgatccaatgaggtgttcacatgctgatcacgcgtgttatcttgatgatgattgacgttgtcatacacggacagggccgggtcacatgacaaaTCACGTGGTTTTTGctaataaaactctttggtcagttgttttgtatttcaacgtatttggattgcgatctcctggagcattatggtgcaaacgcgcaaaatactcacagacgcatatacaagtcgtattaatcgcgaCTAATCCActctgaaagatgttattgagcggtaattttggaacggattgagtcgcaaacgcttgaaagccatgaaagccttgaatgccttgtatgctgaGTATGCCAATATcgtagttgaaaaacgttcacttgttgtagaaagcaaaatctgaaatctgaaaccaaactgcatatactctatgcaatctattgaacaacactactaccgtgagactgaagaacatcaCTATAATGAATGCAAACtgtttgtgaagaaagacgacatgttggattcacttgatggcaagaaacgtagctacgataacagtacgaatggtattaatttcacgatcagaaaggtgattctgatgttagttttcattgtagttgtatggatattctttttaataaatgagtgatccaaaaccctgtgtttttttatgtataatgttattatgtttaatattgtttacgcaattgtcttgtcacaggcagcccaagctcacgtctcgagaaaaagccaacgattaaattcatgaacgcgtcacgataaatatttcgaaatatgaacatttttctcgtaaaatcaataaaacttactcataccctgtgtatccgttgtattttctggcgatttctgctgttttaagcttgctttaccatcactgttattcacgtcatctacttttattacgttggtaaaatctgtacagacatcacaccaaccaactcgcgcgcaaagtaagaaaactatattgaaggcttgaaataatattgcgatcgattttcatcaagaaatgggccaggaatattccacaatagtgcaagtAATCGTGAAGGGGGATCGCAGGAAAGAGATTGCGTGACGcgcggtaagctgtaagatgacatgttattatataccagacgtaaaaactcttcagattcttagtctgcattttgtacccactctgtagtctgcagtctatattttgtatccggtctgcagtctgctgtctgcattttttactaacaggtatccgtggcaccaatacagtttatttttggttacatttattcgcaaaacacacataatctacctcaaaatacctgtgagtgaggtaattcgacattttcgttctttcccacattaatattctcctcttcttttgtaagaatgtagacatcactcacaatgtttcaagtaatccacgCACtctacaaaaaagtaactcttgcatgcatagcatgcctatgttttgaaataggtgtatgcccttggccagacttgagagcactatttcagtatactagtccgacacccgtagtatcactacacttgattccaaggatccagtaccatccaggtatcaCAGTTACCCTGCGCAcagggtctttttttttttttccttccgccacaaaatggaaaaattgcgcaatagtacccagaggtcattgggccctcaacaccatgacaactaactgtgatccaatgaggtgttcacatgctgatcacgcatGCTgtcttgatgatgattgacgttgtcatgcacagacagggccgggtcacatgacgaacacgagatttttgcccacagaactcttttgtcagtcattttgtatttcaatgtgtttggattacaatcatctggagcattatggcgcaaacgctcaaaatacttataaaCGCAgacacaagtcgtattgttcgcggccaatccacacaaaaagatgttattgagcggtaattttggaacggactgaatcgcgaacttttgaaagccatgaaagcattgaatgccttgtatgtcttgtatctaagtatgccaatgtcttagttgaaaacgttaactcgttgtaaaaagcaaaatctgaaatctgaaaccaaactgcatatactctatgcaatctattgaacaacactactaccgtgagactgaagaacaaaatttaaatggatgcaaactgcttgtgaaaaAAAACGCCATgctggattcacttgatgctagggaacgtagctacgataacagtgcgaatggtattaatttcacgatcagaatGGTGaatcttatatttttttcattgtagttgtatggatattcttttttaataaatacatgttccaaaatcccgtgttttttgtgtataatgttattatgttaagtattgtttacgcaattgtcttgtcacaggcgacccaaggtcacgtctcgagaaagagtcaacgattaattcacgaacgcgtcacgcgttgtgtgactcagagtaagttatgctgggaaccgttgaaaatttgaacacgttataaggaatagtatagagaacgaaatatggtcgatttacaacgataaatatttcgaaatatgaagatttttctcgtaaaatcaatgaaacttactcataccctgtgtatccgttgtagtttctggcgattgttgccgttttaagcttgctttaccatcactattattcacgtcatctacttttattacattggtaaaatctgtacagacatcacaccaaccaactatgttgaaggcttgaaattaagatcgattttcatcaagaaatgggccaggaattttccacaatagtgcaaataatcgtgaaggctgatcgcggaaaagcgattgcgtgacgctcagtaagctgtaagatgacgTGTTATTATATACctgacgtaaaaactcttcagattctcagtctgcattttgtacccactctgcagtctatattttgtatccggtctgcagtctgctgtctacattttgtactaacaggtatccgtggcaccaatacagtttatttttggttacatttattcgcacaacacacataatctaccacaaaatacctgtgtgtgaggtaattcgacattttcattctttcccgcgttaataatcttctttccttttgtaagaatgtagaccacttacaatgtttcaagtaatccacccaccctacaaaaaataactcttgcatgcatagcatgcctatgttttgagacaggtgtatgcccttggccagacttgagctcactatttcagtatacaagtccgacacgcgtagtatcactacacttcattccacggatccagtactatccaggtatcccagttaccctactcacagggtctagttaccatttttattgttcttgttattattattattattattattattattattattattattattattattattattattattattattgctaccatcatcatcatcattatcttaaTCATTGTAATAAAATTATGGCCTGACTGTGAGGCCTAGGGGAATTTAACAGCTATTTATTTCTAACAGGTTGAGAGTTTACTCCTTTCTGAACTTTTCAAGGTGGAATGAAAATAAGTTATTGCAACTTCATCATGTGATATATGTTTAAAGCCCAAGTGAAAGTTTTAGTAAATGTATTAAATTCtgatttatttacattttggggaattacaaaaaaaggttatttaataacattactttctttaaaaaaagacaaaaatttatgtTAAGGTTGTGATTTATTACTATTTACTTAGCAATTTACTCATTGTTTGAACTTAATAAGTAAATGTGTAATCACTGTTCCTGTGTGCactaaaaatttgaaagcagTCAAAATGAGAGATATGTTCCTATACCTAACTGAATGGGAAGTGAGACTACTGCTTATAGCAAAAACACAAGCAGAGTTCAATCCatcaaaaataatctttcattTCAACATGATTACATGCCTGAAGCAAATCTTGGCCTTATATTGCAGTCTTACACCTTGAGACAGTAAATGACGTTAACACTTTTGTgacattttttacaaaatatgtaTGTGAGACAGAGGCAAATACTGTAAATTGTGAGTGAAGTTCTTAACTGATACTTGCTCAACGATCTTCTCGAATAACTTTAcaataaacattacaaaaaataatGGTTAGGATATTAACTTACAAAAAATTGAGTTTCTTagcaaaaagtaaaaatttacaaaagtgaaTTTAGTGTCTTGCTGATACACTGTATGTACCTAAAATAATGTAAACTCCCTATTTGTGAGTGTCATCTCATCAACAAACCTGAAAACAAGAAATCAATGTTCAGTGGTTTGCTTGTTGAAGTGACTACAAACTTATTACAGCCTGTACAATGTGTACACATTTGTTCAACTATGGTTATTAGAGATTATAAAGATCAGGGCTCTCACAGGTAACTTGTGATTATCTCAAATCAGCTCAGTTTTCACCTTTGTGTAGTCTGACTGTATAGGTAAGGGTAGTCCTtagaaggactgttgttggtagttgcaactgaaattttgataactttgaaggaagtcatcatcagagtggCAACAAAATGACAAAGT from Pocillopora verrucosa isolate sample1 chromosome 10, ASM3666991v2, whole genome shotgun sequence includes the following:
- the LOC131787126 gene encoding tetratricopeptide repeat protein 28-like; the protein is MAESNLPTTGEELGVKNEFPATVISGTEKSQVTSSDAELNVDDDILREIAKACLEEGNKEYRQGEANNAINSYTEGLRVNCKDKRLNAKLYSNRATAHFRLANYVECLDDATVVVQLEPTLIKAIKKGARACVELGLYKEARSWLHMGLAVSFNECLKGHTRCNTRKTNAKLIVIANSSSNLGNAYQGREQFKTAIQYHRRHLKIAKEVVDKAGEGISYCDLGNYYQEIAKEVGDKAGEGRSYGNLGYAYGGLGQFKTAIQYHQRDLEIAKEVGDKAGEGRSYGNLGYAYGGLGQFKKAIQYHQQIAKEVGDKAGEGRSYGNLGNDYQILGQFKTAIQYHQRHLEIAKGVGDKAGEFKTAIQYHQRHLEIAKEVGDKAGEGKSYGSLGNAYERLRQFETATEYHQRHLEIAKEVGDKAEEGKSYCLLGRIHQGQRELKTAIECFQRHLEISKEVGDKTGEACSLCSLGISFECQGNLMMAFDCYYSSVELYDDIRASLQLNDQWKICYRNQHQGAYKGLWRINLNRSQVVKALLASEKGRAQALRDLMVTKYQPGDSLTPSASRTSLRWVPLSTVFIAINGPYVNFWVCLSENNIQMRRVHVNKYKYGDELEFFIQLLNKTVLKEISKRDTVTIENPPLDSPRTDEEVANDVIRVDVRHSQSSALKKLHDIIVTPIADLIEGNDEITIVPDGPFCLVPYAALQDSNSSYLSDSFRIRVLPSLTTLQLIHDCPADFHMKTGALLVGDPCFKDIIYEGRRLMQLPEGRKEVEMIGRILNVSPLIGEMATKDAVLKRISSVALVHIAAHGKMETGEVILAPNTARDNPQPLEKDYLLTMKDVIEAGLRARLVVLSCCHTARGEVMAEGVVGMARALLGAGARSVVVTLWAIGDEGTLEFMSFFYDALSKGKKASEALNQAMKCTREIEKFKEVIYWAPFVLIGDDVNLDFSEI